The DNA sequence CCGGTCTCAACAGGTGCAACCCATCACCACGCAGGGAGTTCACCATGACCGAGACCGCCAAGGGCGGCATCCGCTTCTCCGAGGTGGGACGGATCGTCGTCACCGTCACCGACCAGGACCGGGCACTGGACTTCTACGTCGGCACGCTCGGCTTCGACAAGCGCGCGGACATCCCGTTCGGCGATGGCCACCGCTGGATCGAGGTGGGCCCGGCGGGCGCCCCCACCGGGATCTCACTCGTCCTCCCGCGCGAGGGCGGCCGGCAGCCGGGCTACGAGACCGGCATCATCCTCACCTCCGAGGACATCGACGCCGATCACGCGGCCCTGCGCGCGCGTGGTGTCGACACCGACCCGGAGGTGCGGCGCTGGGGCGCCCCGGTGCCGCCGATGTTCGGCTTCCGGGACGTGGACGGCAATGTGCTGATGGTCGTCGGGAACGACTGACCGCACCGGTGCTGGTGTCGGCCACCGCTGGGGAGCCGGTCCGCGCACGGGGGCGGACCGGCTCTTCGGTGCGGTTGTTACGACGGGCGGTGACCGATGCGCGCGGCGCGGGCGCGGAGCAGCAGCGCGACCCAGCTGCGGTAGGGCTTCCAGCGGTCGGCGATCTGGGCCAGCCGGCGCGGGTCGCCTGAGCGGGACGCGCCGGAGCGGGGTGCGCCGGAGCGGGGTGCGCCGGAGCTGGGGGCGCCTGAGCCGGTGGCGCCGGAACTCGTGGCGGCGAGGCCGTACGCGTTCGCCATGGCCGCGTGCAGTCGCGGTTCGTGACGCGGGAAGACGTCGGGGTGCCCGGCGCCCCGGATGAGGATGAGCTCGGCGGAGAACGGGCCGATGCCGGGAAGGGTGCGCAGCGCCGCGAGGGCGTCGTCCACCGGCATCGCGCGCAGCTGTGCGGCGTCGAGCTCGCCGGCGTCGGCCGCCTCGGCCAGTGCGTGCAGCCGCTCGATCTTCACCTCGGTGAGGCCGGGGGCGCGGGTGATCGTGCGCAGGGCCGGTGGGGTGGGGAAGGCGTACAGGGTCCGGCCCTCGACCTGGACGCACCGTCCGTGCCGCTCGGCGAGACGGGCCTTGATGGCCGCGGCCTGGGTCATACGGATGCGGTGGCCGATGATCGCCCAGGCGGCGGCCTCGTAGGGCGAGTGGAAGCACACCGGCCGCAGCCCCGGATAGTCCGCCATGAGCCCGGCCACCACGGGGTCGGCGGCGGCGAGTCCGGGGAAGCCGCTCCCGTCGACGTCGAGGGAGAGAATCCGGGCGAGCTGCGCCCGAACGGCCTCGCCGGGCCCGGCGGCCCGGCCGAACCCGTCGCCGGTCCCGCCAGGTCCGGCCTCCCCGGCTTGGCCGGTCCCGTCCCTGCCGGGTCCGGAGCCGTCCGCCCGGCCGGTCCTGCTGGTTTCGCCGTACCTGTCGGACCCGCCCGTGTCACCGGCTTGGCCGAACCTGTCGGCTTGGCTGGTCCCGGCCTCGCCGGGCCCGGAGTCGTTCGCCCCGCCAATGCCACCGGGCCCACCAATGCCACCGGGCCCGCCGGGCCCGCCGGGCCCGCCGGGCCCGCCGAACGCGGCGGTCTCGCCGGGCCCGCCGAACGTGCCGGTCCTGCCGGCCCCACCGGACCAGCCGGGCCCCGAGCTCGTCAGGGAGTCGCCCAGGGGGCCGGGGCCAGGGCCGGGGCCGGGGTGCACGGTGAACTCGGCCCGGACCCTGCCCGCCGCTCCCCCCGCCGTCTCCTCCTGCCGCACCGCGACGGCCACCGTCGAGTGGCCGTCGTCGGCGGGGAAGGCCAGGCGGAGCACGCCGTCCGCCTCGCCCTGGTAGCTCGCCGGGGTGAAGTCCTCCAGGAAGCGCACGCTCGCCGCGAGCGAGAAGGGGCCGGACGGGGTGAGGACGACGGTGGTCACGATCAGCCTCCGTGCACGGTGAGGGCGTAGCCCTCGGGGCCGGTGAAGGTGAACGTGCGGCCGAAGGGGCTGTCCTGGGGCGGGCTGACGATGGGCACCCCGGCGGCGGCGAGCCGGTCGTGCAGCGCCTGGGCGTCCGTGGTGCGGAACCACAGGGCCACCCCGAGGCCGGGCCGCGCGATGGCGTCGAGATCCACACCCGGCAGCGGCTCGCGGACGGCGAACGCGATCGGCTCGGTGGCGAACACCACCGCACCGGGCGGCGAGGCCGGTGCCCGCCGCAGTCCGAGGTGGGTTTCGCAGAAGGCGGCCGCCGCCTCGACGTCGCGTACCTGGAGGGCGATGAAGTCGGGGCCGTCGATGGTGGTGGGCGCGGTGGTGGTCATGTACGGGTCCTCCTCGGTGTCAGGACTTTGACATTGTCGGACTGTACGCACGGCCCCTGCCTATGTCAAAATCCTGACATGGAAAGCCGGAAGTCCGTGCCCCTGCCGCACCCCGCCGAGGACGTCACCGAACACGTGGGATACCGCCTCAAACGCGCCGCCGCGGCGCTGCGCGGCGCCATGGACAAGGCGCTGCGCGAGCATGGTCTGACGGTGCCGCAGTACTCCTGCCTGGAACTCCTCGACCAGCGGCCCGGCCTGTCCAACGCCGAGCTCGCCCGCTCCACGTTCGTCACCCGGCAGTCCATGAACGTCGTCCTGCGTGGCCTCCAGGACGCGGACCTCATCTCCCGGCCCGCCACCACCGACCACGGCCGGGCCCTGCCCGCGCACCTCACCGCCCAGGGCCGTGAACGCCTCGACGCGGCCCGGTCCGCCGTCTACGCCATCGAGACCACGATGATCGACGCCCTCTCGCCACGGCGCCTGGCCGCCCTCCTCGCCGACCTCGACCGCATGGCGGAAGCCCTCGACGGCTGACCGGTGCGGCCGACCCGGCCTCAGTCGCGGGGGAGCAGGGTGCCCAGGGGGCCGAGGTCCAGGTTGAGGTCCTCCGGCGTCAGGCCGTGCTGGTCGCACAGCTCCGTCATGCGCTGGTCGAGCAGCATCAGCGTGGTGCCGATGCGCTCGATCTGGTCGTCGGTGAGGCCGCCCGCGTCGATACGGCGGATGGCCTGGCGTTCCATCAGCTGACGGAGGAGTTCGACGACCGTCAGGACGAGGGCCACGAGGTCGCGGCCGACCGCGTCACGGTCGATGTCCACGCGGGAGACGCGGGAGGCGGGGGAGACGCGGGAGGGGGACGGCTCGGTCATAGCGGGCCGCTGTCGGTCCACGGGGCCTGGACCCGTTCGTTGACCGAGGAGAGGAGGGCGTGCAGGGAGAGGCGGACGAGGGGGACCTCGGCGATCGCGATGACCAGGTCGCCGGTGATGACGACACCGGTGGCCAGCACCCGGTCCAGGAGGTCCACGAGGGGGACGCCGAGCGGTCCGAGGGCCTCGGCGGAGGTGGTTCCCCAGTCGGGGGCCTCTTCGCGGGCGGTGGCGGCGGGGGTCGTCTCCCACCGTGCCTTCGCCGGAGCGGCGTCCCAGGCTGCCCTGGTCATGGGGCCGTCCCTCCGTCGGCGATTCCTCCGTCGGCGAAGGAATAGGGCGCCCACGGGCCGGAGAGCTCGATCTGGACGTCCGTCTCGTCGCGGCGCAACGACGCGAGGGCGGCGTGCAGTTCGCGCTCCCGGCCCAGGTCGAGGAGGTAGGCCGCGTTCAGCACA is a window from the Streptomyces luomodiensis genome containing:
- a CDS encoding VOC family protein, with protein sequence MTETAKGGIRFSEVGRIVVTVTDQDRALDFYVGTLGFDKRADIPFGDGHRWIEVGPAGAPTGISLVLPREGGRQPGYETGIILTSEDIDADHAALRARGVDTDPEVRRWGAPVPPMFGFRDVDGNVLMVVGND
- a CDS encoding DNA-3-methyladenine glycosylase family protein — translated: MTTVVLTPSGPFSLAASVRFLEDFTPASYQGEADGVLRLAFPADDGHSTVAVAVRQEETAGGAAGRVRAEFTVHPGPGPGPGPLGDSLTSSGPGWSGGAGRTGTFGGPGETAAFGGPGGPGGPGGPGGIGGPGGIGGANDSGPGEAGTSQADRFGQAGDTGGSDRYGETSRTGRADGSGPGRDGTGQAGEAGPGGTGDGFGRAAGPGEAVRAQLARILSLDVDGSGFPGLAAADPVVAGLMADYPGLRPVCFHSPYEAAAWAIIGHRIRMTQAAAIKARLAERHGRCVQVEGRTLYAFPTPPALRTITRAPGLTEVKIERLHALAEAADAGELDAAQLRAMPVDDALAALRTLPGIGPFSAELILIRGAGHPDVFPRHEPRLHAAMANAYGLAATSSGATGSGAPSSGAPRSGAPRSGASRSGDPRRLAQIADRWKPYRSWVALLLRARAARIGHRPS
- a CDS encoding VOC family protein, with amino-acid sequence MTTTAPTTIDGPDFIALQVRDVEAAAAFCETHLGLRRAPASPPGAVVFATEPIAFAVREPLPGVDLDAIARPGLGVALWFRTTDAQALHDRLAAAGVPIVSPPQDSPFGRTFTFTGPEGYALTVHGG
- a CDS encoding MarR family winged helix-turn-helix transcriptional regulator, which codes for MESRKSVPLPHPAEDVTEHVGYRLKRAAAALRGAMDKALREHGLTVPQYSCLELLDQRPGLSNAELARSTFVTRQSMNVVLRGLQDADLISRPATTDHGRALPAHLTAQGRERLDAARSAVYAIETTMIDALSPRRLAALLADLDRMAEALDG
- a CDS encoding gas vesicle protein K, yielding MTEPSPSRVSPASRVSRVDIDRDAVGRDLVALVLTVVELLRQLMERQAIRRIDAGGLTDDQIERIGTTLMLLDQRMTELCDQHGLTPEDLNLDLGPLGTLLPRD
- a CDS encoding gas vesicle protein, which gives rise to MTRAAWDAAPAKARWETTPAATAREEAPDWGTTSAEALGPLGVPLVDLLDRVLATGVVITGDLVIAIAEVPLVRLSLHALLSSVNERVQAPWTDSGPL